The Rhododendron vialii isolate Sample 1 chromosome 6a, ASM3025357v1 genome includes a window with the following:
- the LOC131329726 gene encoding cold-responsive protein kinase 1-like has protein sequence MTCFSCLFGRRDGSSTKRSTELDEELSSVHNLNLFTYKELRIATDDFCPTNKVGEGGFGSVYKGRLKNGKIAALKVLSAQSKQGVREFLTEIKVIADIEHENLVKLYGCCAEGDHRILVYSYLENNSLAQTLLGGGDSSMLFGWRTRTRICIGVAQGLAFLHEEVRPHIVHRDIKASNILLDKDLTPKISDFGLAKLIPANMTHVSTRVAGTIGYLAPEYAIRGQLTRKADVYSFGVLLVEIVTGRRNMNSRLPIAEQYLLGRTWELYERSELVGLVDTSLNGEFDAEVACRFLKIGLLCTQDAPNIRPFMSTVVKMLTGEIDIEGKEIKKPALISEFMDLRDKTTHKAKPNKTNSSYIDTSSLGNLKNSLSSSEMMSVPTMTFTAIYDRSI, from the exons ATGACTTGTTTCTCTTGTTTGTTCGGCAGGAGAGACGGATCATCAACAAAACGATCTACAGAATTGGATGAAG AGCTTTCAAGCGTCCACAATCTCAATCTCTTCACATATAAAGAGCTAAGAATTGCCACCGATGATTTCTGTCCCACCAATAAAGTTGGGGAGGGTGGTTTCGGTTCCGTATATAAG GGGAGGCttaaaaatggaaagattgctGCCCTAAAGGTTCTTTCAGCTCAATCAAAACAAGGAGTAAGGGAATTCTTGACAGAGATTAAAGTGATTGCAGATATAGAGCACGAAAACTTAGTCAAGCTTTATGGCTGTTGTGCGGAAGGAGATCATAGGATTCTGGTTTACAGCTACCTTGAGAATAACAGTCTTGCTCAGACTCTTCTCG GTGGAGGTGACAGTAGCATGCTGTTTGGTTGGCGAACACGTACTAGAATTTGCATTGGAGTTGCGCAGGGGCTTGCCTTTCTTCATGAGGAAGTGCGGCCCCATATTGTTCATCGAGATATAAAAGCTAGCAATATACTCCTTGACAAAGACTTGACTCCcaaaatttcagattttggtCTTGCAAAACTTATCCCAGCCAACATGACTCATGTCAGTACTCGCGTGGCAGGAACGAT CGGTTACCTGGCACCAGAGTATGCAATAAGAGGGCAGTTGACACGTAAAGCAGACGTATACAGCTTTGGCGTTCTCCTTGTGGAAATAGTTACTGGAAGACGCAACATGAATAGTCGATTACCTATCGCAGAGCAATATCTTCTTGGAAGG ACATGGGAACTTTACGAGAGAAGTGAGCTTGTGGGATTGGTAGATACGTCATTGAATGGGGAATTCGACGCTGAAGTAGCTTGCAGATTCTTGAAGATTGGTCTTCTCTGCACCCAAGACGCTCCAAATATCCGGCCCTTCATGTCAACTGTGGTCAAGATGTTAACGGGTGAAATTGACATTGAAGGAAAAGAGATTAAAAAGCCAGCCCTAATCTCTGAATTCATGGACCTTAGGGACAAAACAACCCACAAAGCTAAGCCTAATAAAACCAACAGTTCCTACATTGATACTTCTAGCTTGGGTAACCTCAAGAATTCACTGTCGTCATCGGAAATGATGTCTGTGCCAACCATGACCTTTACTGCAATATACGATCGGAgcatttaa